In Selenomonas sp. TAMA-11512, a genomic segment contains:
- the rpe gene encoding ribulose-phosphate 3-epimerase encodes MSSVIIAPSILSADFGCLTSEINKVVDAGAEYVHIDVMDGRFVPNITLGSPVVKALRKTCRGVFDVHLMVEHPEAQIEAFADAGADIITFHIEAARHPHRIVQQIKAAGCKAGISLNPGTPLVMLEELIEDIDMALLMTVNPGFGGQKLIPSVLEKVSILRHTVEENGFALDIEVDGGINAVTAKDAREAGANVLVAGSAIYESDDFAAAIKALRGES; translated from the coding sequence ATGAGTTCAGTTATCATTGCACCGTCTATTTTGTCCGCGGACTTTGGCTGCCTCACAAGTGAGATCAACAAGGTCGTGGATGCGGGCGCGGAATACGTGCACATTGATGTCATGGACGGACGCTTTGTGCCGAATATTACGCTCGGCTCGCCGGTTGTCAAAGCGCTGCGCAAGACGTGCAGGGGCGTCTTTGATGTACACTTGATGGTCGAGCATCCGGAGGCGCAGATCGAGGCATTTGCCGACGCCGGCGCGGATATCATCACATTCCATATCGAAGCTGCGCGCCATCCGCATCGCATCGTCCAGCAGATCAAGGCGGCCGGCTGCAAGGCGGGCATTTCTCTCAATCCGGGGACGCCTCTCGTCATGCTGGAGGAGCTCATCGAGGATATTGATATGGCGCTTTTGATGACGGTTAATCCCGGCTTTGGCGGACAGAAGCTCATCCCCTCCGTATTGGAAAAGGTGTCCATTCTCCGTCACACTGTAGAGGAAAACGGCTTTGCGCTCGACATCGAGGTCGACGGCGGCATCAACGCCGTGACGGCAAAGGATGCGCGCGAGGCGGGAGCGAACGTGCTTGTCGCCGGATCGGCCATCTATGAGTCGGACGATTTTGCGGCCGCGATTAAAGCGCTCCGCGGAGAATCCTGA
- a CDS encoding penicillin-binding transpeptidase domain-containing protein produces MDERIKKRKRWIIHTAGALLLAFLVLAVYIGYVQVIESEDLISSPYNRRYATHAGKGRILDRNGIVLAETDADGRRQYPYGAVFSHVVGYNEPEAGSAGVESSMADALVGKGALRNFGPLRNLFTEGRGSDVVLTLDAPLQETIYNAIGDRKGAAIVMDASTGKVLAMVSKPSYDPRGVSANWDALRDAAESPLLNRAAQGLYPPGSVIKPMIADAALTDGKTNADEIFHCDGVLQVGSESIRESHGAVHGDVHLADAVAESCNVAFSTLALRLGADGLEKAFHRFGFDAVPDGLDFIAAAPVLPAFHTLSDIDTALVGIGQSTLLVTPLSMLLLEDAFANRGKIMKPQIIERIVTSRGLAVNAGRAEVWMQPTTEAGAEIIDRYMLDAVRKGTGGRAEIANVRVTGKTGTAETGSGQDHAWFIGSAEYGAEKIVFVVLVENGGGGGRVAAPIAKEIIETWMENRGDRRA; encoded by the coding sequence ATGGATGAGCGAATAAAAAAGAGGAAACGATGGATTATACATACAGCAGGCGCGCTTCTGCTCGCGTTTCTTGTGCTGGCCGTCTATATCGGCTATGTGCAGGTCATTGAGAGCGAGGATCTCATTTCCTCGCCGTACAATCGCCGCTATGCGACGCATGCGGGCAAAGGGCGCATCCTGGACAGGAACGGGATTGTCCTTGCGGAGACGGATGCGGACGGACGCCGGCAGTATCCGTATGGCGCCGTCTTCTCCCATGTCGTCGGCTACAATGAGCCGGAGGCGGGAAGCGCCGGCGTTGAGTCGAGCATGGCGGACGCGCTTGTCGGAAAAGGAGCTTTGAGGAACTTCGGCCCCCTGCGGAACCTCTTTACGGAGGGGCGCGGGAGCGATGTCGTGCTGACGCTGGATGCTCCGCTGCAGGAGACGATTTACAACGCCATTGGCGATCGCAAGGGGGCGGCCATTGTGATGGACGCCTCGACGGGCAAGGTGCTGGCGATGGTTTCCAAGCCGTCCTACGACCCGAGAGGCGTGTCGGCGAATTGGGACGCATTGCGCGATGCGGCGGAGAGTCCTCTCCTCAACCGCGCGGCGCAGGGGCTCTATCCGCCGGGCTCCGTCATCAAGCCGATGATTGCGGATGCGGCGCTCACGGACGGAAAGACGAATGCAGATGAGATCTTTCACTGCGACGGTGTCCTGCAGGTAGGCAGTGAGAGCATCCGCGAGAGTCACGGCGCGGTGCACGGGGACGTCCATCTTGCCGATGCCGTCGCGGAGTCATGCAATGTCGCCTTCAGTACGCTGGCGCTTCGCCTCGGTGCGGACGGGCTGGAGAAGGCCTTTCACCGCTTCGGCTTTGACGCCGTTCCGGACGGTTTGGATTTTATTGCGGCGGCACCTGTGCTGCCGGCATTTCATACGCTTAGCGACATCGATACGGCGCTCGTCGGCATCGGGCAGAGCACGCTTCTCGTGACGCCGCTGTCCATGCTGCTCTTGGAAGACGCGTTTGCCAACCGTGGCAAGATCATGAAGCCGCAGATCATCGAGCGCATCGTGACGTCTCGGGGACTTGCCGTCAACGCGGGACGCGCAGAGGTGTGGATGCAGCCGACGACGGAGGCCGGGGCGGAGATCATAGATCGATATATGCTCGATGCCGTCCGGAAGGGCACAGGCGGGCGTGCCGAGATAGCGAACGTCCGCGTCACCGGCAAGACCGGGACGGCGGAGACGGGCAGCGGTCAGGATCATGCCTGGTTTATCGGATCGGCGGAGTACGGTGCGGAAAAAATCGTCTTTGTCGTGCTTGTGGAAAACGGAGGCGGCGGCGGCCGTGTGGCGGCGCCGATTGCCAAAGAAATCATAGAGACTTGGATGGAAAACAGGGGGGATCGTCGTGCATGA
- a CDS encoding FtsW/RodA/SpoVE family cell cycle protein, producing MRPNTSSITGALLLFVPSLLLLAAGLALLAMKGIVTIDRGVCIPLAAAWLIAVALQIYTQRAEDGMDFRILPTAFFLSMLGVLAIGRLKADVFTAQIHWLIVGLLICSGIVLLRRRLLEFIHYPYVLGLACLLVLSLSMLFGTEIGGSRNWIVFSSFAVQPSEFGKILLILFLASFLAEHGEILENPKHQILGIRIPALRLIAPLLLIWSIAILMFVVQRDLGSALIFFGIAVSMTYMATGRKTYAILAFLVFFSAAWISYHAFSHVAVRFDIWLDPWQDPDGRAYQIVQSLLAFASGGIWGTGFGDGQATAIPAVHTDFIFAALAEEFGLIGSILIMLIYALLFYQSIRIALQESDATKMLLVAGIAISMFLQAFIIIAGVSKFLPLTGITLPFVSYGGSSMTSSFILVGLLISLSKQENQHG from the coding sequence ATGCGTCCTAATACAAGCTCGATCACAGGAGCTCTGCTGCTGTTCGTGCCCAGTCTCCTGCTGCTGGCGGCAGGGCTCGCTCTCCTCGCGATGAAGGGGATTGTCACCATCGACAGAGGCGTGTGTATTCCGCTGGCGGCCGCCTGGCTGATTGCCGTCGCCCTGCAGATCTATACGCAGCGCGCGGAGGACGGTATGGATTTTCGCATCCTGCCTACGGCGTTTTTTCTCTCAATGCTCGGTGTGCTTGCGATCGGCAGACTCAAGGCGGATGTGTTCACCGCGCAGATCCACTGGCTCATCGTCGGTCTCCTTATCTGCTCGGGAATTGTCCTGCTTCGCAGGAGGCTGCTGGAATTTATTCACTATCCCTATGTGCTGGGCCTTGCGTGTCTCCTCGTGCTGTCTCTGTCCATGCTCTTCGGTACGGAGATCGGCGGCAGCCGCAACTGGATTGTCTTTTCCTCCTTTGCGGTGCAGCCGTCGGAGTTCGGCAAGATTCTCCTGATCCTGTTTCTCGCCTCTTTTCTGGCAGAGCACGGAGAGATTCTGGAGAACCCGAAGCATCAGATCCTCGGCATCCGCATCCCCGCGCTGCGCCTTATCGCGCCGCTCCTGCTGATTTGGAGCATCGCCATCCTCATGTTCGTCGTGCAGAGGGATTTGGGGTCGGCGCTTATCTTCTTCGGCATTGCCGTTTCGATGACGTATATGGCGACGGGGCGAAAGACATATGCCATTCTTGCGTTCCTCGTGTTTTTCAGCGCGGCGTGGATCAGCTATCATGCCTTTTCCCATGTCGCTGTGCGCTTTGATATATGGCTGGATCCGTGGCAGGACCCGGACGGACGCGCCTATCAGATCGTGCAGTCGCTGCTCGCCTTTGCCTCCGGAGGCATCTGGGGGACGGGCTTTGGCGACGGGCAGGCGACGGCGATTCCCGCCGTGCATACGGATTTCATCTTTGCGGCGCTTGCGGAGGAATTCGGACTGATCGGCTCAATTCTCATCATGCTTATCTATGCGCTGCTCTTCTATCAGAGCATCCGCATCGCTCTCCAAGAGTCGGATGCGACGAAAATGCTGCTTGTCGCCGGAATCGCGATCAGCATGTTCCTGCAGGCGTTCATCATCATTGCGGGCGTCAGCAAGTTCCTGCCGCTGACCGGCATAACGCTTCCGTTTGTGAGCTATGGAGGCAGCTCGATGACATCAAGCTTTATCCTGGTCGGACTGCTCATTTCACTATCAAAACAGGAAAATCAACATGGATGA
- a CDS encoding FHA domain-containing protein: MTETGAVMQILSVILQYGALLALLLFVLRLSRAMFFDMRKTCRELKPEPQVRKEAVLEILEAPDASMAGRRFAFTGALTIGRGPENSIVFQDAYISHHHVRIVLYQNRFCVEDAGGKNPTFVNDKQLPPKGRIFLKSGDIIKLGLAVLRFER; encoded by the coding sequence ATGACAGAGACAGGCGCAGTCATGCAGATTTTGAGTGTGATACTGCAATATGGCGCGCTCCTGGCGCTGCTGCTCTTTGTGCTGCGCCTTTCGAGGGCGATGTTCTTTGATATGCGGAAGACATGCAGAGAGCTCAAGCCGGAGCCGCAGGTCCGAAAGGAAGCCGTCCTGGAGATTTTAGAGGCGCCGGACGCCTCCATGGCAGGCCGCCGCTTCGCGTTCACAGGCGCGCTGACCATCGGACGCGGACCGGAGAACAGCATCGTCTTCCAAGACGCGTATATTTCACATCATCATGTGCGCATTGTACTCTATCAAAATAGGTTTTGCGTGGAGGATGCCGGCGGAAAGAACCCGACCTTTGTCAATGACAAGCAGCTGCCTCCGAAGGGGCGTATATTTTTAAAGAGCGGCGATATCATCAAGCTGGGCTTAGCCGTACTTCGGTTTGAGAGGTGA
- the pknB gene encoding Stk1 family PASTA domain-containing Ser/Thr kinase: MHEGLGVLGNRYELLGLVGNGGMADVYKAHDKILDRLVAVKVLHSQYADDASFVGRFKNEAQAAAKMSHPNIVNVYDVGQQEAAHYIVMEYVAGDTLKDRLRREGKIPVREALEIAKGIAEALRHAHANGLVHCDIKPHNILMMADGRIKVADFGIARAVSAATATYSGDVVGSVHYFSPEQAKGSAITPKSDVYSLGVVLYEMLTGELPFKADTPVAIALQHLQKEPKSVREIDPSLPPFVEALVGEMMQKDPARRPDSEAVLRQIEQDLALLTGKTTGYDPYATRMMPRVEMDEYGVTGRGDDYEDAYEPVRAERSIFRSKPFLIALLAILFLGFFAGAFLSYGKFWSTEEVTVPDVTGQTLAVAKQNLEDKKLRVNIVEDYDSDVPVGQVISQDPEAGSVVKAERTVTITISKGGEEVTMPDLRGLDRSAAETRIEKMGLKLGQVKEEFSSDKAGTVTAQDPRAGRKISKGQMVDLVLSKGEKKQQTAVPNVEGSSEASAKAAIDRVGLKVGHVTEEISGEKAGTVIRQEPKGGTEVETGSTVDIFISTGSKRSNSSNAKDTEDASSSSESDAAPSKGASGGKTQ, translated from the coding sequence GTGCATGAAGGACTAGGGGTGCTTGGAAATCGCTATGAGCTTTTGGGTCTCGTCGGAAATGGCGGCATGGCAGATGTCTATAAGGCACATGATAAGATATTGGATCGCCTTGTCGCGGTGAAAGTGCTGCACAGCCAATACGCGGATGATGCCTCCTTTGTCGGGCGCTTCAAGAATGAGGCGCAGGCAGCGGCGAAGATGTCGCATCCGAACATCGTCAATGTCTATGATGTCGGTCAGCAGGAGGCGGCGCACTATATCGTCATGGAGTACGTGGCAGGGGATACACTCAAGGATCGGCTGCGCCGCGAGGGGAAGATTCCCGTGAGAGAGGCCCTGGAAATCGCGAAGGGAATTGCGGAAGCGCTGCGCCATGCACACGCGAACGGGCTCGTACACTGTGATATAAAACCGCATAATATCCTGATGATGGCGGACGGCCGCATCAAGGTCGCCGATTTCGGCATCGCGCGCGCCGTGAGCGCGGCGACGGCAACGTACAGCGGAGACGTCGTCGGCTCCGTGCATTACTTCTCGCCGGAGCAGGCAAAGGGCTCCGCCATTACGCCGAAGTCGGACGTCTATTCCCTCGGCGTCGTGCTCTATGAGATGCTGACGGGGGAGCTTCCCTTCAAGGCGGATACGCCCGTTGCGATTGCTCTGCAGCACCTGCAGAAGGAGCCGAAATCCGTGCGTGAAATCGACCCGAGCCTGCCCCCTTTTGTGGAGGCGCTCGTGGGAGAGATGATGCAGAAGGATCCTGCGCGCCGTCCCGACAGCGAGGCGGTGCTTCGTCAAATTGAGCAGGACCTTGCGCTGCTCACGGGAAAGACGACGGGCTATGACCCCTATGCGACACGGATGATGCCGAGAGTTGAGATGGATGAATATGGGGTCACGGGCAGAGGGGATGACTATGAGGATGCCTATGAGCCCGTCCGAGCGGAAAGGAGCATTTTTCGCTCCAAGCCGTTTCTCATCGCTCTGCTGGCCATTCTGTTCCTCGGCTTCTTTGCGGGGGCGTTTCTCTCGTATGGAAAGTTTTGGAGCACGGAGGAGGTCACCGTCCCCGACGTCACGGGGCAGACGCTTGCCGTCGCGAAACAGAACCTCGAGGATAAGAAGCTCCGCGTCAATATCGTTGAGGACTACGACAGCGATGTGCCCGTGGGACAGGTCATCTCCCAAGATCCGGAAGCAGGCTCTGTCGTGAAGGCGGAGCGCACCGTCACGATCACGATCAGCAAGGGCGGCGAGGAGGTCACCATGCCGGATCTGCGCGGACTTGACAGAAGCGCCGCGGAGACGCGCATCGAGAAGATGGGCCTCAAGCTGGGACAGGTCAAGGAGGAGTTCTCCTCGGATAAAGCCGGAACGGTCACGGCGCAGGATCCGCGTGCCGGCAGAAAGATCAGCAAGGGACAGATGGTCGACCTCGTCCTCAGCAAGGGGGAGAAAAAGCAGCAGACCGCCGTACCGAATGTGGAGGGCTCCTCGGAAGCAAGCGCCAAGGCAGCCATCGACCGGGTCGGGCTCAAGGTCGGCCATGTGACGGAGGAGATCAGCGGAGAAAAGGCAGGTACGGTCATTCGTCAGGAGCCGAAGGGCGGCACGGAGGTAGAGACGGGCAGTACGGTTGATATCTTCATATCGACCGGCTCCAAGAGAAGCAATTCATCAAATGCGAAGGACACGGAAGACGCGTCTTCTTCGTCGGAAAGCGACGCTGCGCCTTCGAAGGGAGCTTCCGGTGGAAAGACACAGTGA
- a CDS encoding Stp1/IreP family PP2C-type Ser/Thr phosphatase, with protein sequence MEKWNVEMVTNRGLVREINEDAAVIIDDVLIVADGMGGYSAGEVASRLLVEAVTRALPPVPDAEKGTERLTAAIAAANESILEESKAHADYSGMGTTVVLLEHAGDSLYWAHVGDSRLYRLRDGQLRRITRDHSLVADLVEQGSITEAEARVHPKRNLLTRAVGVEEKVVPETGRLSSRKGDIYLLCSDGLTNMIDDERIRDVLLTKENGKAAALCELALEAGGQDNITVITAEVNEAHAS encoded by the coding sequence TTGGAGAAGTGGAACGTAGAAATGGTCACAAATCGCGGCCTCGTCCGTGAGATCAATGAGGATGCGGCGGTCATCATAGACGATGTGCTCATTGTGGCTGACGGAATGGGCGGGTACTCGGCCGGTGAGGTCGCAAGCCGTCTCCTCGTTGAAGCTGTGACGAGAGCGCTGCCGCCCGTCCCGGATGCGGAAAAGGGGACGGAGCGTCTCACGGCCGCGATTGCGGCGGCGAATGAGTCCATATTGGAGGAGAGCAAGGCGCATGCGGATTACAGCGGTATGGGGACGACGGTCGTCCTTCTGGAGCATGCGGGCGATTCTCTCTATTGGGCGCACGTCGGGGACAGCCGCCTGTATCGTCTGCGGGACGGACAGCTCCGCCGGATTACGCGCGACCATTCGCTCGTCGCCGATCTCGTCGAACAGGGCTCCATCACAGAGGCGGAAGCACGCGTCCATCCGAAGCGCAATCTGCTGACACGCGCAGTGGGCGTCGAAGAGAAGGTCGTCCCGGAGACGGGACGGCTGTCGAGCAGAAAGGGCGACATATACCTCCTGTGCTCCGACGGACTGACGAATATGATCGACGATGAACGGATCAGGGATGTGCTTCTGACGAAGGAGAATGGGAAAGCCGCGGCACTCTGCGAGCTGGCGCTTGAGGCGGGGGGGCAGGATAATATCACGGTCATTACGGCTGAGGTGAATGAAGCACATGCGTCCTAA
- the rsgA gene encoding ribosome small subunit-dependent GTPase A has product MERHSEDIPVKMTGRVLKMQNSFYEVETEAGLITAKCRGRLKRSKRETSVLTGDIVSLTRLADGTGVIEEALERKNILTRPPIANVDQVFVIFAAREPDISLRLTDRFLVLVELAGIEDIVLCINKSDLMTDEIRSELERYREIGYPLLFVCAETGEGMEALASHAVGKVSVLAGPSGVGKSSLMNRMMRASGSSMESEILHATGAVSEKIKRGRHTTRFSALLSFAGGYLADTPGFSATDFSGVDARDAARCFPEFRAHLERCRYPDCTHSHEPMCAVKEAVQEGIIYESRYDSYLQILKECMEGRKGFR; this is encoded by the coding sequence GTGGAAAGACACAGTGAAGACATCCCTGTGAAGATGACGGGACGCGTGCTGAAGATGCAGAACAGCTTCTACGAGGTGGAGACGGAGGCGGGCCTCATCACGGCAAAGTGTCGAGGCAGGCTCAAGCGGTCGAAGCGGGAGACATCCGTTTTGACCGGAGATATCGTCTCGCTGACACGCCTTGCCGACGGGACCGGCGTGATCGAGGAGGCGCTGGAACGGAAAAATATTCTGACGCGCCCGCCGATTGCCAACGTCGATCAGGTCTTTGTCATATTCGCGGCGCGCGAGCCGGATATCAGCCTGCGCCTCACGGATCGATTTCTCGTGCTCGTCGAGCTGGCGGGCATTGAGGACATCGTTCTCTGCATCAATAAGAGCGATCTCATGACGGATGAGATTCGAAGCGAGCTCGAGCGCTATCGGGAGATCGGCTATCCGCTGCTCTTCGTCTGCGCGGAGACGGGCGAGGGAATGGAGGCGCTTGCCTCGCATGCCGTGGGCAAGGTCAGCGTCCTCGCGGGGCCATCCGGGGTGGGAAAATCCTCGCTCATGAATCGGATGATGAGAGCTTCGGGATCTTCCATGGAGTCCGAGATCTTACACGCGACGGGCGCGGTCAGCGAGAAGATAAAGCGAGGCCGTCATACGACGCGATTCTCCGCGCTCCTGTCCTTCGCGGGCGGATATCTCGCGGATACGCCCGGCTTCAGCGCGACAGACTTTTCGGGTGTGGACGCGCGGGACGCTGCCCGGTGCTTTCCGGAGTTTCGTGCGCATCTGGAAAGGTGCCGCTATCCGGACTGCACGCACAGCCATGAGCCGATGTGCGCAGTCAAAGAGGCCGTGCAGGAGGGCATCATATATGAAAGCCGTTACGACAGCTATTTGCAGATATTAAAAGAGTGCATGGAGGGAAGGAAGGGATTCAGATGA
- a CDS encoding FhaA domain-containing protein: MAFSAWESFLEKHIEGFFNKKFSSSLEPAELRRKLLKEAVRQKREEDGKIYVPNSFWLGMQEEDYHRLKSSRVIKDLEILLMKQVILEDAFMRGELQINFVKEPEATEGMLLLDVAFAEPPEEADGRAARDDGAHTIVLKRPAFDVPLNLPEDVPLAALTVIEGTDLDACFTLGEKKMFIGRREQSDFILTDPNTSRLHASISYQEHRHILCDEASTNGLFVHGNRIRQATLSHGDEIQLGATVLLYEVIQ; encoded by the coding sequence GTGGCTTTTTCCGCTTGGGAATCCTTTTTAGAAAAGCATATCGAAGGCTTCTTCAACAAGAAGTTCAGCAGCTCGCTGGAGCCCGCCGAGCTCCGTCGAAAGCTCCTCAAGGAAGCCGTTCGGCAAAAACGTGAGGAAGACGGGAAGATCTATGTTCCGAACTCCTTTTGGCTCGGCATGCAGGAAGAGGACTATCATCGTCTGAAATCGTCCCGCGTCATCAAGGATTTGGAAATTCTCCTGATGAAGCAGGTCATTTTGGAGGATGCCTTCATGCGAGGCGAGCTGCAGATCAATTTCGTCAAGGAGCCGGAGGCGACGGAGGGGATGCTTCTGCTCGACGTCGCCTTTGCCGAGCCGCCGGAGGAGGCGGACGGACGCGCGGCCCGTGACGACGGGGCACATACGATTGTACTCAAGCGGCCCGCGTTTGATGTCCCGCTGAATCTGCCGGAGGATGTCCCGCTGGCCGCCCTTACAGTAATTGAGGGAACGGATCTGGACGCGTGCTTTACGCTGGGGGAGAAAAAGATGTTTATCGGACGCAGAGAGCAGAGCGATTTCATTCTGACGGATCCGAATACGTCGAGGCTTCATGCGTCAATCAGCTATCAGGAGCACCGGCACATACTGTGCGACGAGGCGAGCACGAACGGACTTTTCGTCCATGGAAACCGCATCCGGCAGGCAACTCTCTCGCATGGAGACGAAATACAGCTCGGAGCGACGGTGCTGCTCTATGAGGTGATCCAATGA